The window CGACGCGTTTTTGCAAGTCGGGCGATTGCCTGGCCAGGGTGCTGAACAGCTGGGTGTCATGAGAGGAAATGTAGGTCAGGACGTTGAAATCAGGGTCGCTGTTAAGCTTGTCTGCATAGTCGCGGTATACCGGCTCCAGGTTGGACAGACAGTCCGCTCCCTGACGGGCGAACTGACGTTGGAAGTCGAAGTTGATCACTGCATCGAAACCAGCGTCGAAATAGGCGCTCTTGCTGACGTCATGGGGAAATACTTCGCCCACCATCCAGAAGGGAGCGTTGAATCCCTCGGGAGCCCCGTGCTGATTGCGATATTCCGCCAAAGCAGCCGTCGCCTCCTGCTTTAACGCCAGCCAGGAGGACGACTCCACATGCTTGACGGTGTCCACGCGAAATCCATCAAGCCCGTATTCGCGCACCCAGTGGGTGAGCCAGCTGATGAGATAGTCTCGCACTCTTGCGTTGGGAAGATCACGGGCGCCTGTATCGGGCTTATTGCGCAAAAAGGTCGGCAGGGCGACAGTCTGGTCTGACTCGGTTTTAAAATCCGGCAGGAACGCCAGCGAGCCTTTGACGGGGTCGACGCCAGCGTTAGGCGGACTGTCGTAGTTATAAATGCCCGCCCGCACCCAGTCGCGCCCCCACCAGTCGGCCCATTTGGCGTGGTCATAGTTGATGTTGGCGTGATAGCCGTGGAAGTTTTCATTGCCGCTGGGTTTCCAGTCGCCCCAGCGCGGAGGCAGGTATTGTTCAAAACCATTGAACAGGCCGCCGAAGCCAAAATCCTGCATGTCCTGCAGGGTGGCGTAGCCCGGGTGGTTCATCACCACGTCGAACAATACCCGAATGCCTCGCTTATGGGCCTGCGCAATCAAGGTCTTCAGCTCTGCTTCCGTGCCTATGTTGGCGTCCAGGCGCGTTAAATCAAGGATGTAATAGCCGTGATAGCCATAGTGGCGGAAATCGCCGCGATCGCCGCCGCCGACCCAGCCGTGGATCTGTTCGAAGGGCGGCGACACCCAGAGCGCGTTGACGCCCAGGGATTGCAGGTAGTCGAGTTTGCCGATAAGGCCGGCGAAGTCGCCGCCATGGAAGGTTCCAATTTCCTCCGCCCCGTCCGCCTGACGTCCGTAACTGTGATCGTTATCCTT is drawn from Hahella sp. KA22 and contains these coding sequences:
- a CDS encoding alpha-amylase, which translates into the protein MARPRVPLPALYLSTLLTACANQPTADSQASWLSIDGATPVALHFETPSPDQKLAYGAFEPGQYHLRFSDADAPTDAIKLYRKVNLEPDRHGDYILQIETAGVYQILLNQGDEPHFRVSKRAELKQTAAPKTNANDTVAGVCAPATEAQTIPVAPVFKDGEWVRDFYSGRRAQVADGKVSLTPAESSEGLMLLEADTATPQPFTWDNATVYFALTDRFANGRKDNDHSYGRQADGAEEIGTFHGGDFAGLIGKLDYLQSLGVNALWVSPPFEQIHGWVGGGDRGDFRHYGYHGYYILDLTRLDANIGTEAELKTLIAQAHKRGIRVLFDVVMNHPGYATLQDMQDFGFGGLFNGFEQYLPPRWGDWKPSGNENFHGYHANINYDHAKWADWWGRDWVRAGIYNYDSPPNAGVDPVKGSLAFLPDFKTESDQTVALPTFLRNKPDTGARDLPNARVRDYLISWLTHWVREYGLDGFRVDTVKHVESSSWLALKQEATAALAEYRNQHGAPEGFNAPFWMVGEVFPHDVSKSAYFDAGFDAVINFDFQRQFARQGADCLSNLEPVYRDYADKLNSDPDFNVLTYISSHDTQLFSTLARQSPDLQKRVAAALLLAPGAVQIYYGDESLRRFGPTGSDPSQGTRSDMNWAEIDSGAVDAILAHWRKLGQFRQRHAAIGAGQHQKLSEAPYAFARTQGADRVIIVSAENRR